CCCGCATATTGGTGGTTTTCAGGCGTCCCTTTTCCCAAGAACTTCATGTCAGTGGCCAAGACCATCCTGAAACGGCTATTCCGCGTGTACGCCCACATTTACCACCAGCACTTTGATTCTGTCAtgcggctgcaggaggaggcccACCTCAACACCTCTTTCAAGCACTTTATCTTCTTTGTGCAGGTAAGTTGCAGAACAATTGGTCACGTGCCTCCACCAGGGTTTCTTGTTTCCTGATTTGCTTTTAAAGGGAGTTGGATTTTAAGACCCTACTTGCTCTTTGAAGGTCTACAACAGCATTGTGATGGAACACAGCTCAGCTCTCACCCTCTTTACCATGTGAACCATACAGCAGTGTCATCTGGggcttgttttgatttttgtgcAAGATGGCTATAAAGGCTTCGATTTCCCTCTCTAATTTTAAGCTCACAAAGGGTCCGGACTTCAAAGAGAACTTGGGGTTTTGTAGCTCAGGAACCGACTCTGAGGTAGCAGCAGTACCTTTTTCACGTTGCCCATTATTTAACAGCCTGTAACTGTGGGTGACTCATTGTGCTGAGCAGCCTCAACAGTGCAACATGGTTTGCCCAAAACACTTGAATCTCTGCAGAGAAATGGGAGAGATGGCTGCAGTAACGTCTGCATGGGAATTTATGCCAGCACGCATTTATGCAGCTGGTTCCCAGTGcatgtgtgctggctgcacctgGAGCCTTGTGTTTTCTAGTGGCTCTTTCAGCAGTGTGTTTAGTTCTTGTGATGCTTTTTCTTGCCAGGAATTTAACTTGATCGACAGGCGGGAGTTGGCTCCACTGCAGGAACTGATTGAGAAGCTAGGCTCCAAAGACAGATAAACTTTCCCCAGGAGGACCCCATTCAGTTTCTGGTTGTGGCTGTTCCTTTCTGCTTTGTACACCAGCCgttctccctttccccttcacCAGTGCAAGCCTCAAGAAGCTGGATGATGTGCTGGCTGGCATCGCCTCACCTCAGTCTTGCAGGCCTTTGGCAAAACAGTGCTTGTACTGCACAGTGGCAGCCTGCATTGCTTTATAACTGGTGGCTGAGCTGTGGTGACTAGTGCTGCTTCGtatgtttttttctaagctATGTACTCAAGTCTGGCAAGAATTGCAGTCTGGGGCTGACACAGAGCTTGTAGCAGGTTGCTTTGTTTCCCACAGGCATGGGTGAAGTTCCAAAGTGCCACACTGCTGTTTTCAGTGCTGGAGCAATTTCACTCTGGATCCCATGGATACAGAACCTGGCCTACAAGCAGCCAGCCTGGGCGCTATAACCAGCACATGCTTCCCTTGGGaaagagcagcagtggcacaccTTATTTTTGGAAGTGCTTTTTTTGGATTTAGATGCACTTTGGCCAAGAGCCTTAAGCTCCGCCCATGGCAGcattggggggaggaggaaaaaagtgcCTGTCAAGGGGAGCCTCTCCCCTTGGTGTgcagagcagcttttttgtccccagctgggggggggggggaggggggagaggggagggaacaCAACACAGAGGGAATGGCAGGGACCATGTGTGGCAAGGCAATAAAGTTTCTTCTTCCTGCTCTCTTTTTTAATGGATGTCTTGTCCTTGTTCCATGCACTGGTGCCCTCACAGCCCCCACGTGTTCCagttgaaaacaaacaaccctaAGAACATTTTCCCTTGAAGGGAGTCCCCCTggctggtggctgcagcagcatcctgctTCTGCCCCCCAGTTCTGGCTGGTCCAGAGCCTCTTCACACACACAGTCTCCAGCATCTTTATTGACCGGGCCATTCCCGGCAGCTGCACAAGTCCCCTCACATTCCCCCCCCTTCCCAtcacagagctcagcccagTATCAGGGCTTGGGGGTGGAGGTGAAGATGCGCAGTCCATGCATGTTCTTGATCTCTTCACGCAGTGCCTGCAAGAGACGAACACAAATACTAAGTCCCACTTCAAGGTAAAAGTGGGTGGCTTTAAAGCACCGAGTGCTGAAGTGGAGCTCTTAATTAAGTGCTGTATGCATGTAGTGCTCAAGTGCAAATGCAGCGTGTGCTGTGTCAACTGCAAGTGCTGTGTGTGCAAGCAGACTGCATGCAGTGCTgcaacatacacacacaagcaGGATGCAAAACTAAGCAGAGACAAATGCTGCATGCCCAGGCCATGCAGACGTGGTGCCGCAGGAGCGTGCACGTGCCAACCACTGCTGTGTGCGTGCCGCTGCTCGGCTGCGCGTGGGTCTGCAGCTCGGGCGCCGTGCACCGGCTGCTGCAGCCCGCAGCCCTCACCTGGTTAACCATCTGGTGCTGCTGCACCATCCGCTTCTCCCTGAACTCCTCCGACTCGACGTGGACCTCGTACATAGCGCCGCATCCTCCTGCAAGGAAGCGCAGCCCCGCGGTGCGGCCCCCGGCAgagcgctgccgccgccccccccccccggccaaGAGGCCCCCGGCAACcgccgcggccgggccgggctcaGCCCCGCGGCGGCGGAGCGCACAGCACGGCGCGGGGGGGTTGAAGGGGAGCGGGTGGGTTACCGGAGATGTCCACCACCCTGATGGCGGAGGCGCGGGGGAACTTCTCCCGCAGGACGCGGGTCACTCGGGCCTCCCCGTCCGTCCGGGAGGTGAAGCTTCGCCAAGGGCCGCACCGCAGAACGAGCTGgggcggggagaggagaggagaggggggggcgCAAAACAAACCGAGCTGTGACACCGCTCCGCGGGGCCGCTCCCCGCAGCACGGCCCGGGGCGGCCGCGCCACTCACCGGCCCGCGGAGCCGCAGCCCCGCCGCGGCGGCCATCTCGGGCCCGTGGCGGCCTCGGGGACGGGCGGGGAAGGGCTCGGCGCAAGGCCGCGGCCGCCTCGCTTCGCCCCCTGGCGGCCCGGAGGACCCCGGCGGCAGCCTCGGGATCTCGGCCCGGCCCCCTTGCCGTGCCCTGCCGGGCCAGCCGCTCacccccccgcagccccagccccgagctCCCCACCCACACCCCAGAGCGCGTCAAACCCGCACCGAGGCCCAGCCTCCCCCGCTCCCCGCAGCCGCGACTCCATCTTGTCCCCCGCAAGCGCCACACgcaaccccctcccccctccccagggtcccctcctcacccccaccTCACCGCCAGGCAGAGACAAACAGAACGGCCAAGTTTgagtgcaaaaaataaatataaaatttattaaaacacccacaatattttaaagatatCAGGAATAATACATCTCGCAGCCTGGTCGGCTGCGTGTAACttagaataaaatacaaattaaaaaaaaaaaaaaaaaaaaagaaagggaaagggaaaggaggggaaggatCCATACATGGAATTCTTAGGcatcctaaaaataaatttaccaAAACACTGGAGGTGAGGGTTAAAAATAgggcattaagaaaaaaaacaaacaaaaaccacacacaaaaaaaaagggaaagagggaaaattatacaaaataaaattatcagcATAAATTTACTGTCCTAGAAGTATCTACAGTTTAATACACATTAATCCTATTGCCTTGAGACATGGGAAAATCTACCGTTCCTCGATCCGCCCCGGAAAAACTTCATTTCAAGTAACCACAGTCCCGAGCCGACCAAGAAATCTTCAAGTGTGAGTCCTTGGGAGCCACAAGGACTTTGCGcggtgcccccccacccccctgccTGCCACCGTCCCACCTCCCTCATCAGCTCTCTAAAACCCGaacaaaatgtcaaaaaaaaaaaaagcaaacaaaaaataataattaaaaaaaaccacctcCAATTAAATCCCGAGCGCTGAACCCAAGAAAATGgcgctttttttccttttattaccTATTCACTGCTCTGCAGTGCAAAACCCACCGCCAAAATGCTTCCAGGATAAAACAAGGCTGAAACTATGGCAGTTTGTAATCCCTGAAGGAtgcaaaaatgaggaaaagccTGGGTGGAAAGgtataacaggaaaaaaaaaaaaaaaaaaaaaagggaacaaaCACCGCTGCAAAAGGATCCCTGATTTTGGAAAGATTTGCCCCAGTTTCACTTGCCTTCGCTGCCATGGCGCTGCGGGGTGTGTGTGGGGTTGAGGTATTTGCCTTGGTTTTGGGGcgtgggggagctgctgccccccaACTCACAGGAacccaaaggaaaaaagtagCACCAATGAAACCCAACAaaatgcaaagggaaaaaagggaaaataaagagatGTGAAAGTGTGAAGCCCAGCTGTTACCTTGCCATGGCTCCCCCTGTAAGCAAACCCCTGTTGTTTCAGGGAGGGAAATGAGCTGCAAGGGATGGCGAGCTGCTGGGCACCGTGTCAGGGTACTGTGCCAGCGTATGCCCTCATCCAGTGTTGTGCAGTGCCCATGCACAGTGCTCGTACGACATGACCAAGCGCCACACGTGTGCACTGTGGCTGTGCACCAGGTGCAAGCACCACGTTGAAGCACTGTGCCTGAGCATCATGCCTGAGCACCATGTACACGCATGGTGGGCAAACAAGTCTAAGCACCATGCCCAAGCACCATGTCCATAATGCCCAAGCACCATGTTCAAGCACTTAGTCAGCTAACTATGGGCAAGCACCGTGCCTGAGCAACTGTTCCTGAGCACCATGTCCACACACTGTGCCCAAGCACCATGTCTGTTTACAACAGCCATGCATCCTGTTCAAGCACCATGTCTGTGGACCATGCCTGAGCACTGTGACCAGTGCCTGAGCACCACGGCCATGCCCTGTGCCTGAGCACTGTCTGAGCACTATGCCTCTGCCCTGTGTGCACACAACACACCCGCAGACCAGGCTGTGCACCCTGTCTGAACACAGTGCCCATGTACCATGTCTGCACATACAGCTAAGCACCGTGGCTGAGCACCATGTTCACACACCCTGACCGAGCACCAAGTCCACACACTGTGTCTGAGCACTGCAGCTGAGCACCATGTTCACACACCCTGGCTGAGCACCAAGTCTGCACACCATGTCTGAGTACCAAGCCCACAGACCATGGTGAAGCACCACGTTCACACACCCTGACTGAGCACTACAGTCAAGCACCATGGTCACGTATCGTGGCTGAGCACCAAGTCCATGCATCCTGCCTGAGCACCAAGTCCACACACCGTGTCTGAGAATCAAACCCAAGCACCATGACCAAGCACCAGGTTCACACACCCTGGCTGAGCACCGTGTCCCTGGTGCATGGCTGAGCAAAGTGCCCAGGTACCACATCCACGTACTGTGGTTGAGTAACACATCAGAAAACTGCACCTGCCTGCCCTCTTGCTGGCTCCCTGGCCCTGTACTGGAGGAGAACGAAGCCACTGCAAGCAAAGGTGCCTCCAACACTTCCGCAGGGCACCGATCTCTGTTTGCATAAAAACAACACACTCCCGTCACTCTCAGAGTTGTCGCTTCAGAAAAGTAAACTTCCTTCTCAACgacattgctttttttcttggttcTCTAGTTTCCTATATACATTAGTAGCACCACAGCAAGATGGAATCAGGCAGAAGCATGATACAGTTTGTTAAAACACCATAGCACCATTTTAATTAGAagatttcatttaataaaaaatatgccTTAAAGAGCCCACAAAGCATATTCCagtattaaaaggaaaagtcaGCAATTGAGGCACCTCAGGGATTCtggtttctttctccttcctgagCCTCGTCCTGAGAGCGCCAAgagggggagctgccccccggAAACGCTCCCTGTCACCCAGACAGCTCCACAGGCTGAGGTGAAGCATCATGGCCTGAAACGCTGAAGTGGGTGGAAGGAGCCTGTTGGGCTCCCTGCGTCAAGATCTCCCCCGTGTTTCCATTGTGGGTGTTCTAGCACCAGTGTGGCTGCAACCTGCTGCAGAGTGTTCCCCGCcgccacccccacccccaccccagccccaaagcAATTAAAACACTGCCCCCAGCAAGTCCCGCCACCCACCACGCGCCACTACGTCCCCTTAATGCTTCAACCCCCATGGCTTTTGCGCGGGTGGGACAAGCATGAATGCTAGCGCTGGTACGgataaagaaaaagatttcGCTTAAAACAGACTCTCAGCAGCAAGGGATAAAGAGCTGTGCATAGTTTTCTAGTTTTCATATAAGAAGTCTGAAGCATGCTAATTTTCAATGACTGAGATTTGAGGTAGGTTATACGTATGTAGTGTAAAAACATGAGACTGCAGCAGTTCTCGCTCCCAACCCATGCACAGCTGCCGCTGCCATGGtgtccaccccccccccccccccaggtttGGACCAGTTTGAGCCTCCCTttgaggcagggagggagacgCCATGCTGGAGTGAGCCCCCCGAACCAGAAACCTCCAAGGAAGCAGGACTTAGACAGGTTGTATGGACTGAAACATTCTCCAAACACACCCCTTTCTCCCAAACACCGCAAATTTCTTGCTAACATCATCTATGCGAAGCTTTCAAGGCACCCCTGCGACAACCTACAATGTGGAAGTCAGACGAGACCTGGGCGAAACAAACCGAGGCCGGCACCCGAATCCGACCCCTTTTTTTGCCCTGTGAAGATCACCACCACTATGCCACAGCCAAGCACCATGGTACACAGCCCCAGGACACACAAACCTGTCCATGGGCTTCCCTAAAATTTGACTTGCCATAAACTCTACAATCCTGATATGCTATTGGGTACTTATAAGAAAAGCAATAATAGATCATTGAGTTTCCTTGTCAAATATATGCAACTTTACAGATTacggttaaaaaaaaaaaaaactatgaagGACGGACAAAGCATGTTAAATATTCTGCCAGTATTTACAGTTCTCCCACAATTATCTTGTTTAAAACATACTGCTTTTAAGTTgttgggaaggggagagggaatttgcttttttttttcagttttgctttcatttttacatctaggtgaaagtgcttttaaaaaaattctttccCTATTTACAGGTTTAAAATCAGACTACATAAATGTTCAGGCTGTTTTACCAAGATCCTGCTAATCTGTGCCAGTGCGGAAGGAACAAGGGTTACAGTAAACACAAGGTGATTTCTGCACGGTGATGGCATTGGCTTTCGCTCACTCGCTCTCCAAAAGGCACCTGAAAGTGCAAAAGCAATGACTGGGGACACTGACACCCAGCTTCGGTCTTGGTGgggccccagctcctgccacaCCACCTGCCTGGAGAGCCGCATTAGAGCTcgcctgccccagcacagcttTGGGAGACAGAGGCAGGCGAAAAGCCTCAAGTGAGATTGTTTGAAAAGCACCacgtggttgttgttgtttttttttttgttgttgttgctgttgtttttttttgttctgttttgtttgtttgtttgtttgttttgcggGAAGAACGGTGATCCATAGGAAGGAGAGATGACAGCACCTGGGGAGAGAATAGTGCCACGCTCAAGCAGTGCTTGCCACCAAGCTGGCTTGCTCAGAGAGGCCGCTTGCATGCACAATGAGACTGGCACATTTGGAGAGTCAAGTCTTGGATTCACTCTTCCCAGAGCCGATCACATGGAGAAAGTCCCCCAGAGACTGAAAGCACCAGACTTTAGCAACAGTGATGTACAGAGAGCAACACTAGCTATTCACAgttctgtgttgtgtttttttttttttttttttttttctggtttgtttgtttgtttgtttgtttattccaATTGGCTCCTTGGAGGTGCAGCCACCGCTGAGCTGCTCCTCTTCTCCTTGGGGCCACTGGCAAAGGAGCCCCCAGATCTGAGCGTAAGCTTAGCTCCCTGGGAGCAGCGTCCTCACCTCAGTGCTCTGAGCCCAGAGGTGTCCTGAAGTCTCCAGTGCCAGGAAAAGCGCCATCCTGGCAGAGCCAAGCTCGCCAGCAGCAAAAAGCCACACGTGAGCACACCATTCCAAGACATACTGCCTGCGAATGGGCCTCCCGTATCTGTAAGAAAGAACTCCTCGAGTTGCAAAATAAGTTTTGTAggtccttggaaaaaaaataaaatcagatgttCAGTGTGTCCAGCTAATAAAGCACGTTTCCAGGTGACTCTAACATGCAATCCCTGCTAGTCTCCATGCATGGGAGCTGGAGAGATTCACCTCTTGCTTTGTTAAGCTGGTTTGGTGTTTGGGTTGTTTCCTGGGTATTTGTTGTTGtagctgttgtttgtttatttatgtttgcttcttttttgaAGATCACCTTTGTCATTGTTGTTggagtaaaacaaaaaaattccaataaatatgttttaagtGGAATTAAAAACTTCTCCTTTGTGAAAGGATGCTATAAACTTCTCTCTCCATTCTTGCAGTGCACAAggatagattaaaaaaacagaGATATAAATATTAGATTACCAAAAAATGCCAAAGAGCattgttcctttgtttttttcctacttctcaCCAAGTGCAGCTTTCCAATGGCTTGCACCCGAgttggtttcattttttccaagtATGTGTtggatttattttgcttttctgttttttttttgtgtgtttttttgtttgtttgttttcttctcccccaTGCCTGAGGAGAAAGCACCACAAAGCAACACCGGTGCTCCAGTGCTGCTGACTTTGAGGTAAGATGGGCTGCGGCAGCTGCCTCCGCCTCAGATCCAGCGGCTGTAGGGGCCTGTCACCTTGGTGTAGGCATAGGAGGACACAGTGATGGCAGAGTTGGTGGGGATAGCCACTGCCTGCCGCGTGGGGACCAAGTCCCTCCTCTCCTTGCTGGGTGCCTCGGCTGCCAATGCACCACCCCACTTGCGCTTTTTGGCGAAGGCCTTGGCATCCTGCTGGAGACCGAGGCgtgcagcctcctcctgccgGGCACGGGCGCGCTCAGCCAGCTGCTTCATCTTGGCCTCCCACAGTGCCAAGCCATGGTTGGGCTGGTTCAAGTTCTTGTGTTGGTAGAAAACCAAGGAGATGCGGGTGGGGTGGCATCGATTGGGCTTCTTCAGCGGAGTGGTGGCATGCAGCTCACGGCGGGCGCATTCGATGAGGATGGAGCCATGGGCAGGTGCCACAGCCACACCACCAATGTTCTCATCCAGGAAGTTGTGCTCACTGTCTGACcactcctcctcttcttcctcttcttcctcctcttcctcctccttcaccgTCTTCTCTGGCAGCTCCTCAATGCCCTCCTCCAGGCCAAAAGGATCCCATGGCTTCTCCCTTTGGGACCCCACCGCACCCTTCTCATGCACTGCTGCCTCCCACGCCTTTTCAGGCAGCCCTGGGATGGGTGCCGGTGTCCTCTGCTCCTCCACCTTGGCTGAGCCCCATGGTTCCTCGGGGAAGCt
This genomic stretch from Anas platyrhynchos isolate ZD024472 breed Pekin duck chromosome 23, IASCAAS_PekinDuck_T2T, whole genome shotgun sequence harbors:
- the BOLA3 gene encoding bolA-like protein 3 gives rise to the protein MAAAAGLRLRGPLVLRCGPWRSFTSRTDGEARVTRVLREKFPRASAIRVVDISGGCGAMYEVHVESEEFREKRMVQQHQMVNQALREEIKNMHGLRIFTSTPKP